In Tiliqua scincoides isolate rTilSci1 chromosome 12, rTilSci1.hap2, whole genome shotgun sequence, the genomic window tgcattttgctggcacagatcttagaagccccataggggtgcTTGATGcactacacggggtaagggaaaataaatttcCTTGCTCTGAGTTGCGCAGCAGACACCTCCTACCCAGTGCtgaataattttctttttcaattctACTTTTTGGCACTTTCTTGgcattcttcctcttccttctttttgGGTGTTgctcccctttctcccccccaaaAGGATTTCAATAGATTTATACTTTCATGATGCAGTTGTACtgacttcctccttctcctccactaATCAATCTCACCTATAAGGAAGGAGATAAACTATTCAACCTCCCCCATGCCGATTCCAGTGTGaactccactgcatccagtgggggaatTTGCTGGcagtctcctcgaggtaaggggacatttgtccttgcCCGGGGGTAAGCGGCAGCTGacacaatggggcaactcggacctgtgcctgctaaataacCAGCGCAAGTCCATGTTGCCATGTGTTGATGCATCTGGCCcgggaaggtggataggatacGATGTGCACTGCTATCGCCAATCTCTccccctgggcccaatccacccccctGCCCACATTGCTGCCCTCTCCTGTCCAGTTACAccactccctgccccttctcGGCCCCTGTGCTGTCCTTGTGATCCATCTGGTTGTGGTGCTAGccggacagcacaggccttcccaccagtgcaacTCATTTCTTCACTGTCgcaatgtactttatggcatgccTGTGCAGGCAGAGCGCATGgggcagggggataggattgtgatGAAACTGTAGTCAAGCAGAGGGAATGAGGGACAAGAGGAGAGTGGAAGGGCAAAGGTCATGCAAAAATCATAGTAATGTTAGACGTGTTGAAATCAGGGCAACTCTTTCTTTAAGGGCTATTGTGATCAATCCAGTTTAGGGCAAGtgcgaatgctttccacatgcgctgcctccgacgcatcctcagcatcacctggcagaacaaagttccaaacaacacagtcctggaacatgctggaatccctagcatgtatgcactgctgaaacagagatgcctgcgctggctcggtcatgtcgtgagaatggatgatggccggatcccaaaggatctcctctatggagaactcgtgcaaggaaagcgccctacaggtagaccacagctgcgatacaaggacatctgcaagagggatctgaaggccttaggagtggacctcaacaggtgggaaaccctggcctctgagcgacccgcttggaggcaggctgtgcagcatggcctttcccagtttgaagagacacttggccaatagtctgaggcaaagaggcaaagaaggaaggcccatagccagggagacagaccagggacagactgcacttactcctggtgtggaagggattgtcactcccgagttggccttttcagccacactagacgctgttccagaaccacctttcagagcgcgataccagagtctttcgagactgaaggttaccaacagaCTGGTTTCCACATTCAGATTGAGTAAACCTCAGTAGTAGCAGCAGGCCTCAAAATGCACTCTGCAATTTTCCAATTACAGCTTGTAAAAGATCACATTAGAGACAATTATATTCAGTCCAGCCTGGAAGACTTGGGAGATCTGCCTCTCCAGTTCTGCTCAGCTTTCAACCTCCTTGAAGACGACTCGTGCAAGGGAGGTGTTAAGAGAATGCTGCTTTGACAACATGATTGACAGGGATCTagaatgattcccccccccccataaaaagaagtGTGTATTCATCAAGACACTGACATTACTTATGGGTAGACATGTAGAATATAAAAGAGAAATCTTAAAGTAGTTGTCGCATAAGTCCAGTGGGTTGCATCGAAATAATCTCTTCTGTTTGTACTGTCTTGTGTAATGGAGGAAGAGGAACCATGTTTGATCAATCTTACCTCCCTATCTAGTGGCCTGCAATCCCCAAATATCTGCCTGGAAGTGGGGAGAGTGCTTGAGAGATAGGAGGGCTGGTAGAGGTATTTACTGAGCCTTGAAATGATTGGCCCCCATATCAAACAGGATCAATTTAAACATTTCAAGATATACAGAAATCAGCCATCCTATCTTTAGTTCCTTATGAagtccttagagcccaatcctatcctactttccagcactgatgcagccacaatgcagccccaagataaggggacaaacatccccttaccttgaggagacctccctgcctcccacagcagaatgcaacagatgccccattggcacggctgcacctgtgttggaaagttggataggattgggacatcaTTCAAGAATGAAATGACACTGGTTTAGTTCGTATGGATGGTTCTTGCTCTCTTCTTACACATGTTGATCTGTAGTTTGGGAACCAGGCTtagttgttgtgggggaggggcctaCTTGTCATAccgagacttggggagccctgNNNNNNNNNNNNNNNNNNNNNNNNNNNNNNNNNNNNNNNNNNNNNNNNNNNNNNNNNNNNNNNNNNNNNNNNNNNNNNNNNNNNNNNNNNNNNNNNNNNNNNNNNNNNNNNNNNNNNNNNNNNNNNNNNNNNNNNNNNNNNNNNNNNNNNNNNNNNNNNNNNNNNNNNNNNNNNNNNNNNNNNNNNNNNNNNNNNNNNNNTGGTGATCAATCTGGAGCCAGGCTGATAAGGGGAACACCAAATGGGATCCAGAAGTTATGTTTGAAGGAACCACCAGTGAGGAGGAGGACAAATTATTTGTTGCTGTTAGTGTAACTTGTAGCAAGGCACCCTGAAGTATGGGTGGAAAGGCTGGATACAAATAGCAATCCCTCCTTCTTTGTGGGCTTGGCGTTTGTGGATTCCACCATCTGCAGATGCCTTCCTGCACCTAAGAGGGCCTCCAGGACGTGACGAGAAGCAAGTTGTGGTTCAAATCCATGACTTCTGTTCATGTCCAGGAAAtgttctgaggcgtggggagacccacagcccactccatgggcctccctattcctcaaaacacctcccagacatAAAGTCACAGATGTGAACTAGATGTTGCTTCCGATTGCATACTGGAGGCCTTccgaggaggctgggaggcccaTGAGGGCTGGCGTGACCTCCAGGTAAGTCATTGCAGGACCATAACCCTGCCCCCACTGAGACTTCAGCATCTGCTGAgcctgctatgggggggggggttcctaaATGAAACCCCTATGGATAACAAGCGGCCACTGTACTTCAAACAAAACAACCAACTAAACAAAGTGCTTTCTTGGGGAAGAAGATGACCTACCTCAAATGTGCTAAGCACATGCTGGCAGACACCCAAGAGCTCCTCCAGCCCCTTCTGGAATGTCTCAACTGCTGGGAGGCCTCCTGTGATGAATGAGAGAAGCATCTGGAGTGAGACAGGATTGAAAAGGTCCCAATGTTTGTGTTTCTCAGGTTCTCTACACGCTCAGGTCAGCTGGGATCAAGGGCTACCTGGGAAACAGCTGCCTGTGGATCAGACTCAAAAGTGATGTCCCTCCTATCATCCTGCACCGTTTTGGCCTTCAACCATCACTATTAAGGCTCTTCTGCAAAAACCACCTTTGCCCCAGGAATGATGGAAGGTCACAGGATCCCACAAACCATActggcagtagcgtagctaggggggtgcagagggGGAAGCAGGTGCAccaggctacagggtgggtgggggctacagggtggctgagggggcaacaacttgcacgcaacagcacctgtgcgcaacaattgggctgctgcctgcagccctgccagtgccaggcactccggagggaggaggggcaacagtcacggagaggggcaaaactgcaagttgcccctccctgcagccgagaTGGAAGGCAGGTAGGTTCTGGCAGGCAcgaggagctggccctctccccctcccacagctgagatgctggcgacgggcacagacctcctcagagtcttcctttcatgcacctgccaaccctcattccctccgtgatttcctccacctgtcctgctcaacatgctgccccctgaagcctgATTTGGCTTAAATAGCaagagggaagcagagcagagcatgtcagtgcttgtttgtgtttagagagggaggaagaagtgtgttggtgaGGGGGGGGCTGTTGGATGTTGATCaggacactgtgtgtgtgtgtgtgtgtgtgtgtgtgtgtgtgtgagtgagagagagagagagtgtgagagagagatggagcccccataggcaggcatatcccccagagacccttgtggagcccagcctggactgaggacagaattttttttgcagcAGGCAGCgacttggttagctacgccactgcatactGGGACGTAGAGAACCACTTAAAGGCAGgcattgcagaggcagtgcagttCACCAGCAACCACAGACAGCATCCTGCATTTAGTGAGTCATGAGCAACTCTgtagtcatgactaactaaatTTAGGAGACAGCACAATGCCTATCATGGACCGAAGTCCACCTCTACTGGCTTTCCAGAAAATAGGTGCACGCTTCACCTTTGGTCTGAATCCGGAAGTTGATTTTGCTTTCAGAAGGATGGGTGATGCTGTACCCACAGAACTCCACTTCAGGGCTGTAGGGGAACAAAGAGAAGATTACCAGCTGGAGTAGGGGTGACAaaataaggcccgcaggccaggTAAAGCTGCCATAAGCAATTTTTCAGCCCTCCccttataactgggctctcccagcatgataactgggctctctcaatCCCGAAattatgaccaagatttgcacattttctcttctgtcatttgcagctaatgagtttctgtgtgagaacaaagtcatCGACTTAATGATCTCActgcctgcttaatgatgtcaccgcCAGTCCTCAGCAGGCCCCATGAGTGCTGTTAGGCCCACCATATGAAACAAGTTttacacccctgagctagaggggCACAGATACTGTCAGCAGTGTGTATTCCCCAGAGCTTGGGAGCTGGGAGGGCAGTCAATAAACACATTGCCAATGAGAGTGGTGACAAGCAGTCTGCCCTCAAATGAGGATTTTGGTGTAGCAAACGTGGATCCTTCAACCCGTATCAATGATGTACCACTGCCAGGCACTAATAGCAGACAAAGGCTTAGTCCAGATACCATACCAAACCCTGTCTAAGGAAGCCCTTTCTATGGTTTTGTGTGATGCATCATGGAGTGAAACAGAAACCATGGCTTGAACTGgatttgcaaaccatggtttgataaCATATTTCTCTCTTATTATGCGGTCATTAGTTTTAGCATCTACCAGAGGCACAACCAAAAAGGCTCTCTGATGCCATCCCTGCATTGGACTTCCCCCATCACCTCTTGCTGCACCCTGTTTTGGAACAAATTCTTGCAGCTCCAACTACAAATTGGTACAACAACCAGATTAGGCAACCTGTGTTCTGATCTCACAGCAGTCATGCCCTCAGTGAGATAACAGGGACCTCACTTACTCTTTCATGATCATGTACCGAAGGGAGTTGCCAAGGGTGTGGTCTTCGTTGTGGAGTACAAAAGTGACACAGCTTTTATCTGACCCCTCTGCACGTACctgccaggggaaaaagaaagatcAAGAGCATAAGTTTAATTTCTGCACACACTTATTTCTAATATACAAGAACAGCCTTAGAAAAGTGGTTACCAAACTTGTGAGTTCTGCTGCAACCCATCTTGTTCTCCGCAGCGGGTTGCAAATTCATGGTCAATGCCTCACCTGCAAAACATTTTGGGGAGCTCCCAGAGGCAATATTTGGGTTGTACTGGGCCCGTGACGCACCCCACTGGGGGAGGAAAGATGGCAACTTCTATGAAAGAGCAGCAACTCcgctccctcccactgcctcccccaccaggcGACCCCCTTTTTCCTAGGGGAGAGGAAAGAAGCTCCACCAGTTGAACTAGCCAAAGAGAGCCatcaaggttgccaacttatctCCCCCAGTAGAGCTCCTGTGCATTTACCAGCCACAGGCATAGGAGCCTCACTGGGGAGGAAAGATGGCATCCTccatgctccctccctcccactgccccccatTCCCGCAAGGCGACCCCCTTTTTCCtaggggcaggaaaaaaaagctCTACTGGTTGAACTAGCCACAGAGAGCCatcaaggttgccaacttatctCCCCCAGCCTACTGGGGGAGGACAGGTGGCAACCTCCATGCAACAGCCTGTGCCTTTTGCAgccaaaggcacaggagccccaCTGGGGAAGACAGGTAGCAACCCCCATGCTCCCTCCTCACCATCTGCAGCACGCGCgtcttcctctctccttcctcctctcccatcTTCAGAGTGCTTGTCCCCCTTGCAAGCGCGGAGACTTCTGGGAGTCGTAGTAAGCGAATACAGAACAGCCATTCCCATCAGCCCCTGCGGTGGCTCCCTCCTCCGTCCCCGCCCCCTTTCCAGCAAAAAAGGACGCGGCAGCGAGTGGGTTAACAGAACACGCGGCCGGGTGAGGGGGCGGGGCCTCGCTTTTCGCCTCAGCCAATCAGATGCTCCTGATGCTCACCCGCCCCCAACTTCCGGCCGAGGACTACAACGCGCCCGTACGTGGGACTCTGCTTCCCGGAGGCCTTTGCGGCCGTCCGCGGAAG contains:
- the LOC136663205 gene encoding DNA-directed RNA polymerases I and III subunit RPAC2-like, producing the protein MGEEEGERKTRVLQMVRAEGSDKSCVTFVLHNEDHTLGNSLRYMIMKDPEVEFCGYSITHPSESKINFRIQTKGGLPAVETFQKGLEELLGVCQHVLSTFESETTKPGNVGSRHALAQRQLELSQLWGEPGSKPRKRDLRHVYDCGPRRGGAARTTGSGSQPLLFVRL